The following proteins are encoded in a genomic region of Trichocoleus sp. FACHB-46:
- a CDS encoding SDR family oxidoreductase, giving the protein MAPTALVTGSSEGIGKATALLLARQGYDLVLAARHSDRLEAAASEVRSLGRDVLPVVTDMRDPVQVTTLVEKTLGHYGHLDVLVNNAGIYLSGPIEAFSLEDWHQAIDLNLWGYIYTIQALLPHFLQRGTGTIVNVSSIGGKVSVPYLTPYCTTKFAVTGLTESLHSELSPKGIHVAGIYPNVINSDFMQRAIFRGKDEPDRQARQEQLEQVLKVPVVEKPEDVAQAIWDAIAHKKAEVIVGSANMSIAASRLFPSLMQWIFRKTFQLKDQT; this is encoded by the coding sequence ATGGCTCCTACAGCATTAGTTACAGGTAGCTCTGAAGGAATTGGTAAAGCGACAGCTCTGCTTCTAGCCCGCCAAGGTTATGACTTAGTCCTAGCAGCACGTCATAGCGACCGACTCGAAGCGGCGGCCAGTGAGGTGCGATCGCTGGGGCGAGATGTATTACCTGTAGTGACGGATATGAGAGACCCAGTTCAGGTAACCACACTAGTTGAAAAGACTCTGGGGCACTACGGGCATCTTGATGTCCTCGTTAATAATGCTGGAATATATCTCTCTGGCCCGATCGAAGCCTTCTCTTTAGAGGACTGGCACCAAGCGATCGACCTCAACTTGTGGGGCTATATCTATACTATTCAGGCTCTACTCCCACACTTCCTTCAGCGCGGCACTGGCACCATCGTCAATGTTAGTTCCATTGGCGGTAAAGTATCAGTTCCTTATTTAACTCCTTATTGCACGACCAAATTTGCTGTAACTGGTTTGACGGAGTCTTTGCATTCGGAGCTATCTCCTAAAGGCATCCATGTTGCGGGTATTTATCCCAACGTGATCAACAGTGACTTTATGCAGCGGGCTATCTTCCGGGGGAAAGATGAGCCAGATCGGCAGGCTCGTCAAGAACAGCTCGAACAAGTCCTTAAGGTGCCTGTTGTCGAGAAGCCAGAAGATGTAGCTCAGGCAATTTGGGACGCGATCGCCCATAAAAAAGCTGAGGTAATTGTCGGTTCTGCAAATATGTCAATTGCAGCGAGCCGCCTCTTCCCCAGCTTAATGCAGTGGATTTTTAGAAAAACATTTCAGTTAAAAGACCAAACCTAA
- a CDS encoding TraX family protein, whose amino-acid sequence MQLQLNNFHIKLLAAIFMVIDHVGVVFFPNVLAFRVVGRLSFPLFAWLLTQGEQHTRNIERYLIRLLLLGIVSQPLYVVALQGEFLNILFTLMLGVAMLRLCRRYPEQRYWIWAASMMAAELLKFEYGAYGLAIVGLLSQFRSNYYWWGIWLGLHLFLAIASSNFGLFQLPAVVTPLLLLITNQQKGPTVRWFYTFYPTHLLLIWAIARSQ is encoded by the coding sequence ATGCAGTTGCAGCTCAATAACTTCCATATCAAGCTTTTGGCTGCAATCTTCATGGTGATCGATCATGTAGGAGTAGTTTTCTTTCCCAATGTCCTAGCATTCCGGGTGGTGGGTCGTCTCAGTTTTCCTTTATTTGCGTGGCTGTTGACCCAGGGAGAACAGCATACCCGCAACATTGAGCGCTATCTTATCAGGCTGCTTTTGTTAGGCATTGTTAGTCAGCCATTGTATGTGGTGGCTTTGCAGGGTGAATTCCTCAATATTCTATTTACGTTGATGTTGGGGGTAGCTATGTTGCGGTTGTGTCGTCGCTATCCAGAGCAACGTTATTGGATTTGGGCAGCGAGTATGATGGCAGCAGAATTGCTGAAGTTTGAATATGGTGCTTACGGGCTTGCGATCGTTGGGCTATTATCCCAGTTTCGCTCTAACTACTACTGGTGGGGAATTTGGCTGGGATTACATCTCTTTTTGGCGATCGCATCGAGCAATTTTGGCTTGTTTCAACTGCCTGCTGTCGTGACTCCGTTGTTGCTGCTGATCACAAACCAACAAAAAGGACCGACAGTGCGTTGGTTTTATACTTTCTACCCAACCCACTTACTGCTGATCTGGGCTATAGCTCGTAGCCAGTAA
- a CDS encoding TonB-dependent receptor — protein sequence MTTKPTGSKINALKLGLLGAITGTVGLIGSPLAAQASTEFEVSLPETSIQPVTISSGNGAFHPLIFSPQLSDNLITAQAIAPVATTPDAKPEATATETAPPLPATTTPSAEALPVLENIPESAPVDAAPAVTPTPTATPENTSPVAPTEVKILTPTTNTVLDIPATTVILQFVEGIQVQLQANGATVSTTSIGRTETDTKTGIITQTWYGVPLKEGDNTITAQPTTNGVSGTPVAVQVQVRGSATQLSIQTVETRIPADSRSTATVQGQLLDGKGNRSNRDAIVTLSTSAGEFVGADAKTDEPGFQVQARQGQFTANLRSSLQAQTVTVRANIGELEAFTQLQFETNLRPSIATGVIDVRLGRRGSDYYGSFRDYLPRDGDNSTELDVRGSVFATGKVGDWLFTGAYNSDRNLNQTCDANSRLYRDTQFCEQNYPVYGDSSRVDNLTPSKDSLYLRVERSAKIAGAAPDYAMWGDYNTNEFATKSQQFTAFTRQLHGFKANYNIGDLQVTGFYGNNVEGFQRDTIAPDGTSGYYFLSRRLLVPGSENVFIELEELNRPGTVLDRQSLNRGSDYDIDYDRGSVIFRKPILRTDISDEGEVLVRRIVVTYQYEGQGTSNIYGGRVQYHLDRTLNHESWLGATYLKENQGVRDFELYGADALINLGSKGQLIAEYAHSKNDSEVMGKVSGSAYRLEAQGEIAKGIQGRAYYRAADPGFANDATISFVPGQTRYGAQVTGKLSATTNLRAQYDHEDNYGVAPRPLDTLEDLFAPHSTAIPGSQMDNSLTTISAGIQQKIGKSDLTVDWIHRDREDRLYPDLSGTSDQLRSRVTVPLASNLTFLAQNEMTLSGKVDSVYNDRTLVGLDWKPMPGVDVRLAQQFFTRGQYAGNSITSLDVNSSYKLGSDTTLTGRYSLLGGADGLKMQGAVGLNQRWNIAPGLRMDLAYEHVFGNYSRRTAAGSQFLQPFASGQSASSLALASGDSYSVGLEYTDNPKFQASARYEHRSSSEGSNTVISAAATGKITPSLTALVRYHQASAANQKLSDLGDTKDLKIGLAYRDIHSDKFNALLRYEYRQNPSTIPDSLLLGNGTGSEEHLFAAEAIYAPNWRWEFYGKYAFRHSSTYLAKDLVGTSSVSLAQLRATYRLGYSWDVVGEARWINQPNTGYSETGFNIEAGYYMTPNLRLAAGYGFGRASDRDFSGSRSVDGPYLGLTVKLNELFDGFGLQKAPQPQQQPQTKPVASHSSSHLAHTTATSETTSTTSELVPAASATVSGSGE from the coding sequence GCTCCTGCGGTTACACCTACCCCTACTGCAACTCCTGAGAATACCAGCCCTGTTGCTCCTACAGAAGTCAAGATTCTCACGCCTACTACCAACACAGTTCTAGATATCCCTGCGACGACAGTAATTCTACAATTTGTGGAAGGTATACAGGTACAACTACAAGCAAATGGAGCTACTGTTAGCACCACCTCAATTGGTCGTACAGAAACAGATACCAAAACTGGTATCATCACCCAAACTTGGTATGGTGTGCCTTTGAAAGAGGGAGACAATACCATCACCGCTCAGCCTACTACCAATGGAGTTTCTGGTACTCCCGTGGCGGTTCAGGTACAAGTTCGGGGTAGCGCCACCCAACTGAGTATACAGACGGTTGAGACTCGTATCCCTGCGGATAGCCGTTCTACCGCTACAGTGCAAGGGCAATTACTAGATGGCAAAGGTAACCGTTCTAATCGAGATGCGATCGTTACCTTAAGTACTAGCGCTGGAGAATTCGTTGGTGCCGATGCGAAAACCGATGAGCCTGGGTTTCAGGTACAAGCCCGTCAAGGCCAGTTTACAGCCAACTTGCGCTCCAGCTTACAAGCTCAAACAGTAACAGTCCGGGCCAATATTGGTGAGTTAGAAGCTTTTACCCAACTTCAATTTGAAACGAATCTGCGTCCCTCGATCGCAACAGGTGTAATTGATGTGCGGTTGGGCAGACGAGGCAGCGACTACTACGGTAGCTTCCGCGATTATCTCCCTCGTGATGGCGATAACTCTACAGAGCTAGATGTGCGCGGGTCTGTATTTGCCACTGGTAAGGTAGGCGATTGGCTGTTTACAGGTGCTTACAACAGCGATCGCAACCTTAACCAAACCTGCGATGCTAACAGCCGCCTATACCGAGATACGCAGTTTTGTGAGCAGAACTATCCCGTATATGGCGACAGTTCTCGTGTTGATAACCTCACGCCTTCTAAAGATAGCCTGTACTTGCGGGTTGAGCGCTCCGCTAAAATTGCGGGTGCCGCTCCTGACTATGCCATGTGGGGCGACTACAACACCAATGAGTTTGCCACCAAATCTCAACAATTTACCGCGTTCACTCGCCAGTTGCATGGTTTCAAAGCCAACTACAACATCGGTGATCTGCAAGTAACTGGCTTCTACGGCAACAACGTCGAAGGCTTCCAAAGAGATACGATCGCACCCGATGGCACCAGTGGTTACTACTTTCTCTCTCGTCGCCTCCTGGTTCCTGGTAGTGAGAATGTTTTTATTGAGCTAGAAGAGCTGAATCGTCCTGGCACAGTGCTCGATCGCCAGTCTCTCAACCGAGGCTCTGACTACGACATCGACTACGATCGCGGTTCTGTCATTTTCCGCAAACCCATCCTCCGGACTGATATTAGTGACGAAGGTGAGGTATTGGTTCGTCGGATTGTCGTTACTTACCAGTATGAAGGTCAAGGTACCAGTAACATCTACGGTGGTCGCGTTCAATATCACCTAGACCGTACCCTCAATCATGAAAGCTGGCTCGGTGCAACTTATCTCAAAGAAAACCAAGGAGTACGGGATTTTGAACTCTACGGAGCAGATGCCCTCATCAATCTAGGTTCTAAGGGACAACTGATTGCAGAATACGCTCATTCTAAAAACGACTCTGAAGTGATGGGCAAGGTGAGCGGTTCAGCTTACCGTTTAGAAGCTCAGGGAGAAATCGCTAAAGGCATTCAAGGCCGAGCTTATTACCGAGCCGCTGACCCAGGATTCGCCAATGATGCCACGATTAGCTTTGTCCCTGGTCAAACTCGCTACGGTGCTCAGGTTACAGGCAAGCTTTCCGCCACCACCAACCTCCGGGCACAGTACGACCATGAAGATAACTATGGCGTTGCGCCCCGTCCCCTCGATACTTTAGAAGATTTGTTTGCGCCTCATTCTACCGCCATTCCTGGTAGCCAGATGGATAACTCTCTCACCACAATCTCAGCTGGTATTCAACAGAAAATTGGCAAATCTGATCTCACAGTAGATTGGATTCACCGCGATCGCGAAGATCGTCTCTATCCTGATCTCAGCGGCACTTCTGATCAGTTGCGTTCTCGCGTGACGGTTCCTCTCGCCAGTAACCTCACCTTCCTAGCCCAAAACGAGATGACTCTTTCAGGCAAGGTAGATAGCGTCTACAACGATCGCACCCTTGTCGGTCTGGATTGGAAGCCGATGCCTGGAGTCGATGTGCGTCTGGCGCAGCAGTTCTTTACTCGGGGTCAATATGCTGGAAATTCTATTACCAGCTTGGATGTCAACAGTTCTTACAAGCTCGGTTCTGATACCACCTTGACCGGACGTTATTCTTTGCTAGGTGGCGCTGACGGCCTGAAGATGCAGGGTGCAGTGGGCCTCAACCAGCGCTGGAACATTGCTCCAGGTCTCCGGATGGATCTGGCTTATGAGCATGTGTTTGGTAATTACTCGCGTCGCACGGCTGCGGGTTCTCAGTTCCTTCAGCCCTTTGCATCAGGCCAGAGTGCTTCTTCTCTGGCATTGGCTTCTGGAGATAGCTACAGTGTTGGTTTAGAATACACTGACAATCCTAAGTTCCAAGCGAGTGCTCGTTACGAACACCGCTCCTCCTCTGAAGGCAGCAATACTGTAATCTCTGCGGCTGCCACAGGTAAAATCACTCCTTCTCTTACCGCTTTAGTTCGCTACCACCAAGCGAGTGCTGCCAACCAAAAGTTATCTGATTTGGGAGATACCAAAGATCTAAAAATTGGTTTGGCTTACCGTGATATCCACAGCGACAAATTCAATGCGCTGTTGCGCTATGAGTATCGCCAGAACCCCTCCACAATCCCAGATTCTCTCTTGCTGGGCAATGGCACTGGTTCTGAGGAGCATCTCTTCGCGGCAGAAGCGATTTATGCACCCAATTGGCGCTGGGAGTTCTATGGCAAATACGCGTTTCGTCATAGCTCCACCTATTTAGCTAAAGATTTAGTGGGTACTAGCAGTGTCTCCCTAGCCCAGCTCCGAGCCACCTACCGTTTAGGCTACAGCTGGGATGTGGTTGGAGAAGCTCGCTGGATCAATCAACCCAACACAGGTTATAGCGAAACTGGGTTCAACATTGAGGCAGGCTACTATATGACTCCCAACTTGCGCCTAGCAGCAGGATATGGATTTGGCCGTGCTAGCGATCGCGATTTCAGTGGTTCTCGCTCAGTGGATGGTCCTTACCTCGGCCTCACAGTGAAACTGAATGAATTGTTTGATGGTTTTGGTTTACAGAAAGCACCTCAGCCTCAGCAACAGCCCCAAACTAAGCCAGTTGCCTCACATTCTTCTAGTCATTTAGCGCATACAACTGCAACCTCGGAAACAACATCTACAACATCCGAATTAGTTCCGGCTGCATCTGCAACTGTTAGTGGTAGTGGGGAATGA
- a CDS encoding DUF11 domain-containing protein: MKLQRFPNLKLLASAALALAGATLGIANPAIAAPQLTITPITWNVIGLDSVASQMLGGAGPDQFLEGARVCNVGDATATNVTASFVKTGGSSYISLVGASTLSIPSLPAGPTSHPPGNTGPTPSNCSDFYFNVKIARDRASYSTLANASTRQQFYISATGTGLGTITTPQNRELYVEKLVSQSRNAVDSISGPSTVFVGDIVQYTVKGHTAPGGYEQLSFLPVLPGFFQLLSVSTTYSSPSGSTNNVVYADACGWENNPSSTYYHNNLTCNNPAIPSGYVGEKVGDNVTTVYTIKILSAGSGALTNIIYDFSGSSYHYNADVGTGANLFAVTAFAPSTGIDLMVQKTRVGTFANGINGQYTLNVSNAGTLSTTGTITVTDVLPASLDYVSATGNGWTCNYVLANRTLTCTSSGPLAPKTNSNITLTVKPNTTGTISNTATVATANDTVASNNTSNDTTTVNAPVNLAVTKTVGIASSSGTPITSTSPNSNITYTVKVTNNSSFDVIGAKLSDIVDPAITVSTTSAPVCNPSGGSTCTLTTTGNDVSALLNLKSGGTATITITGTVASSATGTIPNTAQVAPPAGYVDQNLTDNAASADVNVNASDLTIAKTHTDKFLLNQNSSFLLTVKNIGFSATSGTITVTDQLPTGLTYQSAAGAGWSCSFNATNTTVTCTTSNVIAASSSANPITITVRRDSSAATTNTATVSGGGDKNNTNDFGSDAIAGVSQLRLVKRITAINTTNRTGFVDGTGTTDDNATNWPSPTSTSLAGVINGGAVRSGDVVEYTIYFLSDGGADAQNVVLCDLVPLNQTLVANAYSTVAVAPGGTAGATRSIATSVNGAQVSYTDLVDGDAGGFYVVGASVPVPVGGTSPQPCPAANTSANGNGAVVVNLGTLLRATASGTPASSYGFVRFRAKVN; this comes from the coding sequence ATGAAACTTCAACGCTTTCCTAATCTCAAGCTCCTGGCTTCTGCTGCGCTGGCCCTAGCGGGTGCCACTTTAGGGATTGCTAATCCAGCGATCGCCGCTCCCCAACTCACGATTACTCCAATTACCTGGAACGTAATTGGTTTAGATAGCGTTGCCTCTCAAATGCTCGGTGGAGCAGGCCCTGATCAGTTTCTAGAAGGAGCGCGCGTTTGTAATGTCGGTGATGCTACTGCAACCAATGTCACAGCTTCCTTTGTAAAAACTGGAGGCAGTAGCTATATCAGCTTAGTAGGAGCTAGTACACTCTCTATCCCTTCGCTACCCGCAGGCCCTACGTCCCATCCTCCAGGGAATACAGGCCCCACGCCCAGTAACTGCTCTGACTTCTATTTCAACGTAAAAATTGCTCGTGATAGAGCATCCTATTCTACCCTTGCTAACGCTAGCACCAGGCAGCAGTTTTATATTTCGGCCACTGGCACGGGGTTAGGAACTATCACGACACCTCAAAACCGAGAATTGTATGTTGAGAAGCTCGTTTCTCAATCACGAAACGCAGTTGATAGCATTTCTGGCCCCAGCACCGTCTTTGTAGGAGACATTGTTCAATATACAGTCAAGGGACACACAGCTCCTGGTGGTTACGAACAGCTGTCATTCCTACCTGTTTTACCTGGCTTTTTTCAGCTACTTTCCGTTTCTACGACCTACTCATCTCCGTCTGGCTCAACCAATAACGTTGTCTATGCCGATGCTTGCGGTTGGGAAAACAATCCCAGTAGTACTTACTATCACAACAACCTAACCTGTAATAACCCAGCCATTCCCAGTGGATATGTGGGTGAGAAAGTAGGTGATAACGTCACAACCGTTTATACAATTAAAATTTTATCAGCGGGTAGCGGCGCATTAACTAACATTATTTATGACTTCTCTGGAAGTAGTTACCACTACAATGCTGACGTTGGCACAGGCGCAAACTTATTTGCTGTGACTGCCTTTGCACCTTCGACTGGCATTGACTTGATGGTTCAGAAGACCCGTGTTGGCACTTTTGCCAATGGTATTAACGGGCAATACACACTGAACGTCTCAAACGCAGGGACACTCTCTACTACTGGAACCATCACCGTTACAGATGTACTGCCTGCATCTCTAGACTATGTTTCTGCGACTGGCAATGGTTGGACTTGTAACTATGTCTTAGCCAATCGAACATTAACTTGTACCAGCTCTGGTCCTTTAGCTCCTAAAACAAATAGCAACATCACGTTAACCGTTAAGCCGAATACAACAGGCACAATTTCTAACACTGCTACAGTGGCCACAGCCAATGATACGGTTGCTAGTAACAACACATCTAATGACACAACAACCGTTAATGCGCCTGTTAACTTGGCTGTTACTAAAACGGTTGGGATAGCGAGTAGCTCTGGCACCCCGATTACCAGTACTAGCCCTAATAGCAATATCACCTATACAGTTAAAGTTACCAATAACAGTAGTTTTGATGTTATAGGAGCAAAACTCAGCGACATTGTTGACCCAGCCATTACCGTTTCGACTACTTCGGCACCTGTTTGTAACCCTAGTGGGGGCAGTACTTGTACCCTGACTACAACAGGTAATGACGTTAGCGCGCTTCTCAACTTAAAGAGCGGTGGTACTGCCACTATTACTATTACTGGAACTGTGGCATCCTCAGCAACTGGCACCATTCCTAATACAGCTCAGGTTGCTCCACCTGCTGGATACGTGGATCAAAATCTTACAGATAACGCAGCATCCGCAGATGTGAACGTCAACGCTTCGGATTTAACGATCGCCAAAACTCACACTGACAAATTTCTGTTAAACCAAAACAGCAGTTTTCTACTCACTGTTAAAAACATTGGCTTTTCAGCTACATCGGGCACCATCACCGTAACTGATCAGTTACCTACAGGTTTAACTTATCAATCAGCGGCAGGAGCAGGTTGGTCCTGTAGCTTCAATGCCACGAACACTACAGTGACTTGTACCACTAGCAACGTCATTGCTGCTAGCAGTTCTGCTAACCCCATTACCATTACAGTTCGGCGAGATTCATCCGCAGCTACTACCAACACAGCTACTGTTTCTGGAGGTGGAGATAAAAATAACACCAATGATTTTGGTAGTGATGCGATCGCTGGTGTTTCTCAACTACGCTTAGTCAAGCGAATTACCGCAATCAATACTACGAATAGAACAGGTTTTGTAGACGGCACAGGTACAACCGATGACAACGCTACGAACTGGCCTTCCCCAACTAGTACCTCTTTGGCTGGGGTGATTAATGGAGGTGCTGTACGGTCTGGAGATGTAGTAGAATACACCATTTACTTCCTCTCTGATGGTGGAGCGGATGCCCAAAACGTAGTGTTATGTGATCTTGTGCCTCTGAATCAAACTTTGGTGGCAAATGCCTATAGCACTGTAGCGGTAGCCCCAGGCGGAACAGCGGGCGCAACTCGTAGTATTGCGACTTCTGTTAATGGTGCTCAAGTTTCTTACACCGATTTGGTTGATGGAGATGCAGGTGGTTTCTATGTAGTTGGTGCATCAGTCCCCGTCCCAGTAGGTGGGACCAGCCCTCAACCCTGTCCTGCTGCAAATACTAGTGCTAATGGCAATGGAGCAGTTGTGGTTAACCTTGGCACCCTCTTAAGAGCAACCGCTTCAGGCACACCTGCAAGCTCTTATGGCTTTGTGCGCTTTAGAGCGAAGGTGAACTAA
- a CDS encoding Nif11-like leader peptide family natural product precursor: MTQGAAQFFKAATQDQALQNKLKATSNPQTFIEIAAQSGYQFTLEDLNTAIEQLSEAELAAMINPGIGPRQHILPR, from the coding sequence ATGACACAAGGTGCTGCCCAATTCTTTAAAGCGGCTACACAAGACCAAGCCCTACAGAACAAGCTGAAAGCAACTTCTAATCCGCAGACCTTTATTGAGATTGCGGCCCAAAGTGGTTATCAATTTACTCTAGAGGATCTCAATACGGCAATTGAGCAACTTTCAGAAGCAGAACTCGCAGCTATGATTAACCCTGGGATTGGTCCACGCCAACATATATTACCCAGGTAA
- a CDS encoding LysR substrate-binding domain-containing protein, whose product MRQITLHQLQVFEAAARHCSFTRAAEELFLTQPTISMQVKQLSQAIGLPLFEQVGKRLFLTDAGQTLLVTCREIFERLSMLEMTVADMKGLKQGQLRLAVITTAKYVVPRLLGPFCQRYPGIDVSLKVTNHERVMERMAANLDDLYIVSQPPEHLDIQSHAFVENPLVVLAPPNHPLADAKHISLEQLAGEPFIMREPGSGTRKVVQELFDRYEIPIKVKLEIGSNEAIKQAIAGGLGISVLSLHSLNLEGNNGQFSILNVEHFPILRHWYVVHPSGKQLSVVARTFFDYLQAEGRQIADLKNALEWSAELAHFAQ is encoded by the coding sequence GTGAGACAAATTACGCTGCACCAACTCCAAGTTTTTGAAGCGGCGGCTCGCCATTGTAGTTTCACTCGTGCTGCTGAGGAACTTTTTCTGACTCAGCCTACAATCTCCATGCAGGTCAAGCAGCTTTCTCAAGCGATCGGATTACCGTTATTTGAGCAGGTTGGCAAGCGGCTTTTCTTGACGGATGCTGGGCAAACCCTCCTCGTCACCTGCCGAGAAATTTTTGAACGTCTGTCTATGTTAGAAATGACTGTAGCAGACATGAAAGGGCTAAAGCAGGGCCAACTGCGGCTCGCAGTTATTACAACTGCTAAGTACGTTGTACCGCGATTGTTAGGCCCATTTTGCCAACGATATCCCGGCATTGATGTCTCATTGAAGGTGACCAATCACGAACGGGTAATGGAGCGGATGGCAGCCAACTTGGATGATCTCTATATTGTGAGTCAGCCGCCAGAGCATCTTGACATTCAATCTCATGCCTTTGTAGAAAATCCTTTAGTGGTTTTGGCTCCTCCTAATCATCCCTTAGCTGACGCTAAACATATCTCCCTAGAACAGCTAGCCGGAGAACCGTTTATTATGCGGGAACCTGGGTCCGGAACTAGGAAAGTGGTGCAGGAACTATTCGATCGCTATGAAATTCCTATTAAAGTTAAGCTCGAAATTGGTAGTAATGAAGCCATTAAGCAGGCGATCGCAGGAGGTTTAGGCATCTCTGTGCTTTCACTTCATAGCTTAAATTTAGAAGGAAATAACGGTCAATTCAGTATTTTAAACGTTGAGCATTTCCCGATCTTGCGACACTGGTATGTGGTTCATCCTAGCGGCAAGCAACTCTCTGTGGTAGCTCGAACTTTCTTTGACTATTTACAAGCGGAAGGTAGGCAAATTGCTGACCTCAAGAATGCTTTAGAATGGTCGGCTGAGCTGGCTCATTTCGCTCAGTAG
- a CDS encoding adenylate/guanylate cyclase domain-containing protein has product MARLSRMNQWGTALVKWVVRIIHRFRVSKHKKSQRSPQPISPKPAVHAPPIPSNEAERLEALKQYNILDSMPEEAFDELTELAAQICGSPISLVSLTDSHRQWFKSKVGIDAVEVPREQAFCAHAIAKPDDLFVIPNMLEDERFAENPLVTNDPSIRFYAGTPLVTPDGFPLGTLCVLDRIPRNLTPEQRKALQVLGRQVIAQMELRLQIEKLERQINRYQQAEAQLRASDQQVVDLLEGMTDGFWALDRQWRFTFVNQKAGQILQKSPEELLGKVIWDVLSDLAGSKFDEEFHNAVTQQVSVNFEEFYAPLGRWIEVRAFPSYEGLSAFIHDITIRRVMEEALRYQQEQADRLLSNTLPGPIAKRLKLQEDTIADSFEEVTILFADLVNFTQWASEITPTALVSYLNEIFSAFDQLTEKHGLEKIKTIGDAYMVAGGLPIPSDHHVEAIAEMGLDMLSAIVQFNTKHGTKLNLCVGINTGPVIAGVIGTKKFSYDLWGDTVNIASRMESHGLPGRVQVTEATYHHLKTHYTFEKRDIIEVKGKGSMQTYLITGKKT; this is encoded by the coding sequence ATGGCTCGATTAAGTCGCATGAATCAATGGGGCACTGCGCTAGTGAAATGGGTGGTACGCATAATCCATCGCTTCAGAGTGAGCAAACACAAAAAATCACAGCGATCGCCTCAACCTATCTCTCCAAAGCCTGCTGTGCATGCTCCTCCCATCCCTAGCAATGAAGCCGAGCGTCTAGAAGCTCTAAAGCAATATAACATCTTGGATAGCATGCCAGAGGAGGCATTCGATGAGCTAACAGAGTTGGCGGCTCAAATCTGTGGTAGCCCCATTTCGTTGGTTAGCTTAACAGACTCGCATCGGCAGTGGTTTAAGTCCAAAGTAGGCATAGATGCTGTAGAAGTTCCGAGAGAGCAAGCCTTCTGCGCCCATGCGATCGCTAAACCTGATGACTTGTTCGTGATCCCCAACATGCTAGAAGACGAGCGCTTTGCCGAGAACCCACTCGTCACCAACGACCCCAGTATTCGCTTTTACGCAGGAACGCCTCTCGTTACGCCAGATGGTTTTCCATTAGGGACTCTTTGTGTGCTCGATCGCATTCCCCGCAATCTCACCCCAGAGCAACGAAAGGCGTTGCAGGTGCTAGGTCGGCAGGTGATTGCCCAAATGGAACTGCGGTTACAGATTGAAAAGCTAGAGCGCCAAATTAATCGGTATCAGCAAGCTGAAGCCCAACTAAGAGCCTCAGATCAGCAAGTCGTAGACCTTCTAGAAGGCATGACGGATGGTTTTTGGGCCTTAGACCGTCAGTGGCGTTTCACCTTTGTCAACCAAAAAGCGGGTCAAATTCTCCAGAAATCACCCGAAGAGTTGCTAGGAAAAGTCATTTGGGACGTTTTAAGTGACTTAGCAGGTTCAAAATTCGATGAGGAGTTTCACAACGCGGTAACTCAGCAGGTTAGCGTTAATTTTGAAGAGTTTTATGCTCCCCTAGGCCGTTGGATTGAAGTTCGGGCGTTTCCATCCTACGAAGGTTTATCTGCTTTTATCCATGACATCACAATACGGCGAGTGATGGAAGAAGCTTTGCGCTATCAGCAAGAGCAAGCAGACCGTCTCCTCTCGAACACGCTACCTGGCCCGATCGCCAAGCGCCTCAAACTTCAAGAAGATACGATCGCCGATAGTTTCGAGGAAGTCACGATTCTCTTTGCCGATCTGGTCAACTTTACCCAATGGGCCAGCGAAATCACCCCAACAGCATTGGTTAGTTACTTAAATGAAATTTTTTCTGCTTTTGACCAACTTACTGAAAAACATGGGTTAGAAAAAATTAAAACGATTGGAGATGCCTACATGGTGGCTGGAGGATTACCTATCCCTTCTGATCATCATGTAGAGGCGATCGCGGAGATGGGACTGGATATGTTGAGTGCGATCGTCCAATTCAACACTAAACATGGAACGAAGCTTAATTTATGTGTTGGCATCAATACTGGTCCTGTGATAGCAGGTGTGATCGGCACCAAAAAGTTCTCCTACGATCTATGGGGAGATACCGTCAACATAGCGAGCCGCATGGAGTCTCACGGCCTACCTGGTAGAGTGCAGGTGACTGAAGCCACATACCATCACTTAAAAACTCACTATACTTTTGAGAAGCGGGACATCATTGAGGTTAAAGGCAAAGGGTCCATGCAGACTTATCTAATAACTGGTAAGAAAACTTAA